The proteins below come from a single Ptychodera flava strain L36383 chromosome 6, AS_Pfla_20210202, whole genome shotgun sequence genomic window:
- the LOC139135345 gene encoding dnaJ homolog subfamily C member 2-like, producing MLLPEATDEDTTSALRQISAPVCVKVEPVGRWFQAYVSRRHHRRTLSHTDDYSSSGSSDISDDEALEDEDEAFLLSLDPKEWKDQDHYKVLGIGKLRYRATDEQIKKAHKKKVLKHHPDKRKGSMEPRKDGDDDYFSCITKAYEILGNPQKRKSYDSVDPEFDDFVPFANQESKDNFYKVFTPVFNRNARWSNKKRVPKLGDKDASRDDVMDFYDFWYEFDSWREYSYQDEEEKEKGQDRDERKWIDKQNKIARQKKKKEEMARIRQLVDNAYACDPRIKQFKENEKRRREEEKKAKQEAARLAAEEKERERQAVLEAERLAKEKEEEEAKAKALAAKKEKEAHKKALKKERKLLRETCKKYSYFTNDDAEAVRQMQEVEKICEKLDLMSLQKFNAELQGPEEEAKKAYLFKVEDVNRQIEQEKQEMLQTKKGSSSGGGSQSSKQWSDEDLQLLIKAVNLFPAGTVSRWEVTANFINQHSTSGVRRNAKDVINKAKNLQKLDPSLKDDANKKAFDKFEQSKTKKDTSADVAVPSQRFNGGAGAASASETQAEQKPWTGEEQKALEQGIKTFGANTPDRWDRIAEAVPTRTKKECMKRYKDLVEMVKAKKAAQAHAAKTKKS from the exons ATGTTGCTTCCAGAAGCAACTGACGAAGACACGACGTCAGCTTTACGGCAAATATCAG CCCCAGTCTGTGTGAAAGTTGAACCAGTAGGACGATGGTTCCAGGCTTATGTCAGCAGACGACATCACAGGCGGACACTGTCACACACAGATGACTATTCCTCAAGTGGTTCCTCCGACATCTCTGATGATGAAGCATTGGAAGATGAAGATGAGGCGTTTCTCCTTTCTCTTGACCCAAAGGAATGGAAG GATCAAGATCATTACAAGGTACTGGGTATAGGAAAACTCCGATACAGAGCTACAgatgaacaaattaaaaaagCCC ATAAAAAGAAAGTTTTAAAACACCACCCGGATAAAAGGAAAGGGAGCATGGAGCCAAGGAAGGATGGAGATGATGATTACTTTTCCTGCATTACAAAGG CATACGAAATCCTTGGTAACCCACAAAAGAGGAAATCTTATGACAGCGTTGACCCAGAGTTCGATGATTTTGTACCCTTCGCAAATCAAGAGTCAAAAGATAACTTTTATAAAGTTTTTACGCCAGTTTTTAATCGGAATGCAAG ATGGTCTAATAAAAAGCGAGTACCAAAACTAGGAGATAAAGATGCATCTAGGGACGATGTCATGGATTTCTACGACTTTTG GTATGAGTTTGATTCATGGAGGGAGTATTCCTACCAGGACGAGGAAGAAAAAGAGAAAGGCCAAGACAGAGATGAAAGAAAGTGGATTGATAAGCAGAACAAAATTGCACGGCAGAAGAAAAAGAAGGAAGAAATGGCGAGAATCAGACAACTAGTTG ACAATGCCTATGCATGTGACCCAAGAATAAAACAGTTCAAAGAAAATGAGAAGAGGAGACGAGAGGAGGAGAAGAAGGCCAAGCAAGAAGCTGCCAGACTTGCAGCAGAAGAGAAAGAAAGG GAGAGACAGGCAGTGTTAGAAGCTGAGAGACTCGCCAAGGAGAAAGAGGAAGAGGAAGCCAAGGCCAAG GCATTGGCAGCCAAGAAAGAGAAAGAAGCTCACAAGAAAGCtctgaagaaagaaagaaaattactcaGAGAAACGTGCAAG AAATACAGCTATTTCACAAATGATGATGCAGAAGCCGTGAGGCAAATGCAGGAAGTTGAAAAAATCTGTGAAAAACTTGATTTAATGAG TTTACAGAAGTTCAATGCAGAATTACAAGGTCCTGAAGAAGAAGCCAAGAAAGCATATCTATTTAAG GTGGAAGACGTCAACAGACAAATTGAACAGGAAAAACAGGAGATGCTGCAAACCAAGAAGGGCTCTTCATCGGGAGGAGGAAGCCAATCATCAAAGCAATGGTCAGATGAGGATTTACAACTCCTAATAAAAGCTGTTAATCTCTTCCCAGCTGGAACAGTATCGAG GTGGGAAGTcacagcaaatttcatcaatcagCATTCAACATCAGGTGTTAGACGCAATGCCAAAGACGTCATCAACAAGgctaaaaatttacagaagttgG ATCCTTCACTGAAAGACGATGCCAAcaaaaaagcgtttgataaGTTTGAACAATCAAAGACCAAGAAAGACACCTCAGCTGATGTAGCAGTACCTTCCCAGAGATTCAACG GTGGGGCAGGAGCAGCCAGTGCTTCAGAGACCCAGGCAGAACAGAAACCCTGGACAGGTGAGGAGCAAAAAGCTCTGGAACAAGGAATTAAAACATTTGGAGCCAACACACCAGACAGATGGGACCGAATAGCTGAAGCTGTGCCGACCAGAACTAAGAAAGAATGCATGAAAAGATACAAG gatctagtgGAAATGGTGAAAGCGAAGAAAGCAGCCCAGGCACACGCTGCCAAGACTAAGAAGAGTTAA
- the LOC139135346 gene encoding ADP-ribosyl-[dinitrogen reductase] glycohydrolase-like produces MADRSTTWYVQSEETDSVMDNELIDRILGTIYGNCIGDAIGLLTEFMSKEEGNMWYPEEKLEYRLKEKVHSVPHQRRWKTGDWTDDSDQMILIMRSLVDKKGKVDVVDFANKLLNWAKKGFPELGDKGGLGIGSHTNRVLKHKSFLTNPQQAASEVWRDSREQSAPNGAVMRTSVLGIHQFSNINQVITNTIDICTTTHSDPRCIASCIAVTTAISMMLHGKKHRAVNGDIVHEGIIEDAYHLAKEYLPDDDDGMRRNKLHEYMNKRNLSELKLAQPDNIGYTYKCLGAGFWALRQKDFREALTAIVKEGGDSDTNGAVAGALLGCKVGFKNLPHTWIEGLLHKKWLDEKIKKFMKMLEDQIRQQEQPVASI; encoded by the exons ATGGCTGATCGATCTACCACTTGGTATGTGCAGTCGGAAGAAACAGACAGTGTTATGGACAACGAACTCATAGACCGCATTCTCGGTACGATCTATGGCAACTGCATAGGGGACGCCATTGGTCTGCTGACAGAGTTCATGTCGAAAGAAGAAGGCAATATG TGGTACCCTGAAGAGAAGTTGGAATACAGGTTAAAAGAGAAGGTGCATTCAGTCCCACACCAACGACGTTGGAAGACTGGTGATTGGACAGACGACAGTGATCAAATGATACTGATAATGAGGTCGTTGGTAGACAAGAAAGGAAAG GTCGACGTGGTTGACTTTGCCAACAAACTACTAAATTGGGCCAAAAAGGGATTTCCAGAGCTTGGAGATAAAGGTGGGCTTGGAATTGGAAGTCATACAAACAGAGTGCTGAAACACAAGAGCTTCCTAACAAATCCACAGCAG GCAGCAAGTGAAGTTTGGAGAGACAGTCGAGAACAAAGCGCACCAAATGGTGCTGTCATGAGGACCTCAGTCCTCGGTATTCATCAGTTTAGTAACATTAACCAAGTCATCACCAACACCATAGACATATGTACAACAACCCATTCAGACCCAAg ATGTATAGCGTCGTGTATTGCCGTGACAACTGCAATATCAATGATGTTACATGGCAAAAAACACAGAGCAGTAAATGGCGACATTGTACATGAGGGTATCATAGAAGATGCTTACCATCTGGCAAAGGAATACCTTCCAGACGATGACGATGGAATGAGG AGAAACAAGCTTCATGAATATATGAATAAACGCAACCTGTCTGAGCTTAAACTTGCTCAACCTGATAATATTGGTTATACATATAAATGTCTGGGTGCTGGTTTCTGGGCGTTGCGGCAAAAAGACTTCAGGGAGGCATTGACTGCCATTGTGAAAGAG GGTGGCGATTCGGACACCAATGGAGCTGTGGCTGGAGCTCTGCTTGGTTGCAAAGTCGGCTTCAAAAACCTTCCCCATACATGGATAGAGGGCCTCCTACACAAGAAATGGCTTGatgagaaaatcaaaaaattcatgaagatGCTTGAGGATCAGATCAGGCAGCAGGAACAGCCAGTGGCATCCATTTAA